One Paraburkholderia agricolaris genomic region harbors:
- a CDS encoding putative bifunctional diguanylate cyclase/phosphodiesterase translates to MTREATSDYAMGATPESTRYGPDRAEGVLASERTVLRLITRNTPLPELLDEVCRRAEALLGEGAACSILLLDADGVRARVGGAPSLPAHFSAAIDGVAIGPGVGSCGTAMFERRMVTVENIETDPLWDDFRHLALPLGLRACWSVPFENDSGTVLGAFAVYHRTPRRPSAEEAAILYDISHSVGLAVHQDAMAQRLARSEEHHRLVVDHLNEGIVVQARDGVVLACNPSARRILRAGAELIGHDILTVMVRAYHEDGSLITEADRPTCRVLASGKPLLGITIGLELIDGDVIWITENVVPIIKPGDSEPSSVLISFTDIGPVREAQRQLKFLATRDPLTGLYNRAYLAERMRDLFAPAGVAGMGELARVAVLFVDLDGFKKVNDTAGHEAGDALLCSVAERLSACVAFGDTLARVGGDEFVIVVSAYENTAHLIALAQRILDTIAVPFAVADNEYYMGASIGISLFPEDGQDVPTLMRNADSAMYHAKQCGRNNFQFFTAELNQRLQRRFMIEQALRRALATDELSLVYQPIVDSQCGRTIGAEALLRWYNSDLGNVSPVEFIPVAEDAGLIVEIGAWVLARACEQAAQWRRTLAPDLIVAVNLSPRQFKGGLVERIERCLEQSGLEPGALELEITERLLMSDSDAVLPMLTALSAMGVRISVDDFGTGYSSLSYLKRFPLHNLKIDRSFVAGLPDHRDSIAITQAVVAMAHSLGMNVTAEGVETAEQAAFLRGIACDKQQGYFYSRPVGASAYARSLCDAQVGMAGAS, encoded by the coding sequence ATGACACGCGAAGCGACATCAGATTACGCGATGGGAGCAACGCCTGAGAGCACCCGCTACGGGCCGGATCGGGCCGAGGGGGTGCTGGCTTCGGAGCGTACGGTGTTGCGGCTGATTACCCGCAACACTCCGCTGCCCGAATTGCTCGATGAAGTATGCCGTCGCGCGGAAGCGCTGCTCGGCGAAGGCGCGGCCTGTTCGATCCTGCTACTGGATGCGGACGGCGTGCGCGCACGCGTGGGCGGCGCGCCTTCGCTGCCGGCGCATTTCAGTGCCGCGATCGACGGCGTTGCGATTGGTCCAGGGGTAGGTTCTTGCGGCACCGCGATGTTCGAGCGGCGCATGGTGACCGTCGAAAATATCGAAACCGATCCGCTGTGGGACGATTTCCGGCACCTCGCGTTGCCGCTCGGCTTGCGCGCGTGCTGGTCGGTGCCATTTGAAAACGATTCCGGCACCGTGCTGGGCGCGTTCGCGGTCTATCACCGCACGCCGCGCCGGCCGAGCGCCGAAGAGGCGGCGATACTCTACGACATCAGCCACAGTGTCGGTCTCGCCGTCCATCAGGACGCCATGGCGCAACGCCTCGCGCGCAGCGAGGAGCATCACCGGCTGGTGGTGGACCATCTGAACGAGGGCATCGTCGTGCAGGCGCGCGACGGCGTGGTGCTGGCCTGCAATCCGAGTGCGCGACGCATTCTGCGGGCAGGCGCCGAACTGATCGGCCACGACATTCTGACGGTGATGGTGCGTGCGTATCACGAGGACGGCTCCCTCATCACCGAGGCCGATCGTCCAACTTGCCGGGTGCTGGCGAGCGGTAAGCCCTTGCTCGGCATCACGATCGGTCTGGAACTGATCGACGGCGATGTCATCTGGATTACTGAGAATGTCGTGCCGATCATCAAGCCGGGCGATAGCGAACCCAGTTCGGTGCTGATCTCGTTCACGGACATCGGGCCGGTGCGCGAAGCGCAACGGCAGCTCAAGTTTCTGGCCACTCGCGATCCGCTTACCGGGCTCTACAACCGCGCCTATCTCGCCGAGCGGATGCGCGATCTGTTCGCGCCGGCGGGCGTGGCCGGGATGGGCGAACTGGCGCGGGTGGCCGTGCTGTTCGTCGATCTGGATGGCTTCAAGAAGGTCAACGACACCGCGGGTCACGAGGCCGGGGATGCGCTGCTGTGCAGCGTGGCAGAGCGGCTGTCGGCGTGTGTCGCGTTCGGTGACACGCTCGCGCGCGTAGGCGGCGACGAGTTCGTGATCGTGGTCAGCGCATACGAAAACACCGCTCATCTGATCGCGCTCGCCCAGCGCATTCTCGACACGATCGCGGTACCGTTCGCGGTGGCGGACAACGAGTACTACATGGGCGCGTCGATCGGCATCAGTCTGTTTCCCGAAGACGGCCAGGACGTGCCCACGCTGATGCGTAACGCCGACTCCGCGATGTACCACGCGAAACAATGCGGCCGTAACAATTTTCAGTTCTTCACGGCCGAACTGAATCAGCGTCTGCAACGCCGCTTCATGATCGAGCAGGCCTTGCGGCGCGCGCTCGCTACCGACGAACTGAGCCTCGTGTATCAGCCGATCGTCGATAGTCAGTGCGGCCGTACGATCGGCGCCGAAGCGCTGCTGCGCTGGTACAACAGCGATCTGGGCAATGTCTCGCCGGTGGAATTCATCCCCGTGGCCGAAGACGCCGGCCTGATCGTCGAGATCGGCGCCTGGGTGCTGGCCCGCGCCTGCGAGCAGGCCGCGCAATGGCGGCGCACGCTCGCGCCGGATTTGATCGTTGCGGTGAATCTCTCGCCCCGGCAGTTCAAAGGCGGCCTGGTGGAGCGGATCGAGCGCTGTCTCGAGCAGTCCGGACTCGAACCGGGCGCGCTGGAGCTGGAGATCACCGAGCGGCTTCTGATGAGCGACAGCGATGCTGTCCTGCCGATGCTCACTGCGTTGAGCGCGATGGGCGTGCGGATTTCCGTCGACGATTTCGGCACCGGCTATTCGTCGCTGTCGTACCTGAAGCGGTTTCCGCTGCATAACCTGAAGATCGACCGATCCTTCGTCGCCGGGTTGCCGGACCATCGCGATTCGATCGCGATCACCCAGGCGGTGGTGGCGATGGCTCATTCGCTTGGCATGAATGTCACTGCTGAGGGTGTGGAGACTGCGGAGCAGGCGGCGTTTTTGCGCGGGATCGCTTGCGACAAGCAGCAGGGGTATTTTTACAGCCGGCCGGTCGGCGCGAGTGCTTATGCGCGTAGTTTATGTGACGCGCAAGTGGGGATGGCCGGCGCGTCATGA
- a CDS encoding FAD-containing oxidoreductase, with amino-acid sequence MPQHFDAVVIGTGQGGAPLAVRLGQSGRKTAVIERAAFGGTCVNVGCTPTKSYVASARVAHVARHAAELGVQVGGAVSVDLAAVKARKDRIIGESRDGVEKWLRGADNVTVFNGHARFTGAHTLAVSGPDGAVLHELSADEIFINTGTRAVVPPLDGIERIRYYTNSNLLELTELPDHLAIVGGSYIALEFAQIFRRFGSRVTVLVRGERILTREDADFADSVQKVLAREGVEFMFGAQPSRVEPHPHHENEVCIGFEQNIAALEASHVLFATGREPNTDDLGLDAAGIARDKHGTIPVDGQLRTNVPGIWAIGDINGRGAFTHTSYDDFHIVAANLLDGGTRSVDTRIMAYAVFVDPPLARVGLSEADVRKAGRDALIATMPMTRVGRARERGETDGFMKVLVDAGSKQILGAAIHGIEGDEALHTFIDIMTAGAPYPTLQYAMHIHPTISELVPTLLDGLKPMK; translated from the coding sequence ATGCCACAGCATTTCGACGCAGTTGTGATCGGCACGGGACAAGGCGGTGCGCCGCTCGCCGTGCGCCTTGGGCAAAGCGGGCGTAAAACCGCGGTCATCGAACGGGCGGCTTTCGGCGGGACCTGTGTGAATGTCGGTTGCACGCCGACCAAGTCGTATGTGGCAAGCGCTCGCGTGGCCCACGTGGCGCGTCATGCCGCGGAGTTGGGCGTACAGGTGGGCGGCGCGGTCAGCGTCGATCTGGCAGCGGTCAAGGCACGCAAGGACAGGATCATCGGCGAGTCGCGCGACGGCGTCGAGAAATGGCTGCGCGGCGCCGACAATGTCACCGTCTTCAACGGCCACGCACGCTTCACCGGCGCACATACGCTTGCCGTCAGCGGCCCGGATGGCGCCGTGCTCCACGAACTCAGCGCCGACGAAATCTTCATCAATACCGGCACGCGCGCAGTCGTGCCGCCGCTCGACGGGATCGAGCGAATTCGCTACTACACCAACTCCAATCTGCTCGAACTGACGGAATTGCCGGACCATCTGGCGATTGTCGGCGGCAGTTATATCGCGCTCGAATTCGCGCAGATTTTTCGCCGTTTCGGCAGCCGGGTGACGGTGCTGGTGCGCGGTGAACGCATACTCACGCGCGAGGATGCCGACTTCGCCGATTCCGTGCAGAAGGTGCTTGCGCGCGAAGGCGTCGAGTTTATGTTCGGCGCTCAACCTTCGCGGGTCGAGCCGCATCCGCATCATGAGAACGAGGTATGCATCGGCTTCGAGCAGAACATTGCCGCGCTCGAAGCATCGCACGTGCTGTTCGCCACGGGGCGTGAACCGAATACCGACGATCTCGGCCTCGACGCCGCCGGTATCGCGCGGGACAAGCACGGCACGATTCCCGTCGACGGCCAGTTGCGCACCAACGTGCCGGGCATCTGGGCAATCGGCGACATCAACGGACGCGGCGCGTTTACCCACACGTCCTACGACGATTTCCATATCGTTGCGGCCAATCTGCTCGACGGAGGCACACGCAGCGTCGACACACGCATCATGGCGTATGCGGTATTCGTCGACCCGCCGCTTGCGCGCGTCGGGCTCTCGGAGGCCGATGTGCGCAAGGCCGGCCGCGATGCGCTGATCGCCACCATGCCGATGACGCGGGTGGGCCGCGCCCGCGAGCGCGGCGAGACCGACGGCTTCATGAAGGTGCTGGTCGACGCCGGGAGCAAGCAGATTCTTGGCGCAGCGATCCACGGCATCGAAGGCGACGAAGCGCTGCACACGTTCATCGACATCATGACCGCCGGCGCGCCGTATCCGACCTTGCAATACGCGATGCACATTCACCCGACCATCAGCGAACTGGTGCCGACTTTGCTCGATGGGCTCAAACCGATGAAATGA